Proteins from one Legionella taurinensis genomic window:
- a CDS encoding DEAD/DEAH box helicase, producing the protein MKRAHSLDWAHPLVREWFINQVGEPTEPQRQGWPSILAGKATLISAPTGSGKTFAAFLACLDQLIRKALAGTLSDETEVLYVSPLKALGNDIQKNVMTPLNGILALAETYQQPMAQINVSVRSGDTPAKERAAMAKKPPHILVTTPESLYILLTTEKSREILRSVKTVIIDEIHALADDKRGSHLSLSLERLEALTHQPPLRIGLSATQKPLQRVADFLMGNREDKAVIINIGHAKHLELTVEVPSSELGAVASNEMWDEIYDRLAELARQNRSTLIFANTRRVAERVAHHLAERLGADQVAAHHGSLARKLRLKAENQLKNGELKALVATASLELGIDIGSVDLVCQLGSPRAIAVMLQRVGRAGHWHGAVSKGRLFVTTRDELLECAALVYAIRDGDLDELIIPEAPLDILAQQLVASCATDEWQEDDLFALVRRAYPYRALSRQTFDVVLEMLAEGIAGSRGRYSAYLFRDRVNGRVKGRRGSRLTAITNGGAIPENGLFTVITEPTGAMVGTLDEDFAVESNRGDIILLGSTSWQIRRIESATGRVLVEDAHGAPPTVPFWRGEAPGRTNELSLQVSALRQRLSDLLPAECLPAAPASEQLTLTQDALKWLIDHCQVNRAGAEQLVEYILQGRALLGAVPTQQTVIAERFFDEAGGMQLIIHAPFGARINKAWGLALRKCFCRSFNFELQASATDDGINIALAEQHSFPLADVFAFLNPKSITRVLTQAVLQSPLFATRWRWDAGRALALIRFRNGKKVPPNIQRMLADDLLAAVFPDAAACQDNLGGRDIELPDHPLINETIKDALTEALDLQGLITVLDRLKRGEINYLAVDTPTPSAFAHEILNANPYAFLDDAPLEERRARAVTLRRILPESLLDEIGQLDPDIIAEVKQQVWPDVRDKDELQDALQTLIALPVRFLQTLTLHEQWPIFFNELRQEKRAGSATLGSETLWFAAEKAKTFAHLYPEAVIQDALPAIEDKPLLREEALIELIRGWMFSSGPISAEELARILSLTPSETEQALLRLEASGVILRGSFTGRKQEWCERRLLARIHRLTLGKLRREIEPVTAIKFMQWLLTWQHVTPGTQLRDEQGLIEVISQLQGVEIPAKAWEKDIFAKRVAHYDPGMLDRLCLMGIIGWGRLSKTSDMASENKRVIPTSVAPITFFVRDNADWMPAIKPVEQEDELSHLSHVARLVYAFLKHQGASFFNEIAEGVHALKSEIEMALWELVTAGLTTADGFDNLRSLIDPKRRLNKKRRRPLRHQYSTGRWSLLKTPQTNPDNQTEALCWLLLKRYGVVFRDLIAREKLIPTWRELLLVFRRLEARGEIRGGRFVSGFLGEQFALPYAVDSLRAIKNKAPHREAIHIAAVDPLNVVGFILPGQRIAALSGKTVIFQGERYYEDSLPAVYNDAFPDES; encoded by the coding sequence ATGAAACGGGCACACAGTCTCGACTGGGCTCATCCTTTGGTCCGCGAATGGTTTATCAATCAGGTTGGCGAACCGACCGAACCGCAGCGTCAGGGTTGGCCCTCCATTCTCGCCGGCAAGGCCACGTTGATTTCCGCGCCAACTGGCTCCGGGAAAACCTTTGCCGCTTTTTTAGCCTGCCTGGATCAATTAATCCGAAAAGCCTTAGCCGGCACATTAAGCGATGAAACCGAGGTGCTTTACGTCTCACCATTAAAAGCCCTGGGCAATGACATTCAAAAAAACGTAATGACCCCATTAAACGGCATACTGGCACTGGCTGAAACTTACCAGCAGCCCATGGCTCAAATCAATGTGTCCGTCCGAAGCGGCGATACGCCAGCAAAAGAGCGCGCCGCCATGGCCAAAAAACCGCCGCACATTCTGGTGACCACCCCAGAATCACTTTACATTCTGCTCACCACGGAGAAAAGCCGTGAAATCCTTCGCAGCGTAAAAACGGTCATTATTGACGAAATCCATGCCTTGGCCGACGACAAGCGCGGCAGTCACTTAAGCCTTTCGCTCGAACGTCTGGAAGCACTGACCCATCAACCGCCACTGCGCATTGGGTTATCCGCTACCCAAAAGCCTCTGCAGCGGGTGGCTGATTTTTTAATGGGTAACCGGGAAGACAAGGCGGTGATTATCAACATTGGCCATGCGAAACACCTGGAGTTGACTGTGGAAGTGCCTTCGTCTGAACTGGGGGCTGTGGCCTCCAATGAGATGTGGGATGAAATTTATGATCGCCTGGCTGAATTGGCCAGACAAAACCGCTCCACCCTGATTTTTGCCAATACCCGGCGGGTCGCTGAACGCGTGGCTCATCATCTGGCCGAGCGTTTAGGCGCGGATCAGGTGGCGGCTCACCATGGCAGTTTAGCCAGAAAATTACGCCTGAAAGCGGAGAATCAATTAAAAAATGGCGAATTAAAAGCCTTGGTCGCCACCGCGTCCCTGGAACTGGGAATTGACATCGGCAGTGTGGATCTGGTCTGCCAGTTAGGCTCACCACGGGCCATTGCCGTGATGCTTCAGCGGGTAGGACGGGCAGGACACTGGCATGGCGCGGTGTCCAAAGGCCGCCTGTTTGTCACCACCCGCGATGAATTGTTGGAGTGCGCGGCCCTGGTTTACGCTATCCGTGACGGGGATCTGGATGAACTTATCATTCCTGAGGCCCCCCTGGACATTCTGGCTCAACAACTGGTAGCCAGTTGTGCCACCGATGAATGGCAGGAAGACGACTTATTCGCCCTGGTCAGGCGCGCCTACCCTTATCGCGCCCTGTCAAGGCAAACGTTTGATGTGGTGCTTGAGATGCTGGCTGAAGGCATTGCCGGTTCACGTGGCCGCTACAGCGCCTATTTATTCCGTGACCGGGTCAATGGTCGGGTCAAAGGCCGCCGCGGCAGCCGCTTAACCGCCATCACCAATGGCGGCGCCATCCCTGAAAACGGCCTGTTTACCGTCATCACCGAACCCACCGGCGCCATGGTGGGGACACTGGATGAAGATTTTGCCGTCGAAAGCAATCGCGGCGACATTATCCTGCTTGGCAGTACGTCCTGGCAGATTCGCCGCATTGAAAGCGCAACCGGCCGCGTGCTGGTTGAAGACGCACATGGTGCACCGCCCACTGTGCCCTTCTGGCGCGGTGAAGCCCCAGGACGAACAAACGAACTGTCACTGCAGGTGTCGGCCTTACGCCAGCGCTTAAGCGACCTGTTGCCGGCTGAGTGTTTGCCGGCTGCCCCGGCCAGTGAACAATTGACGCTCACGCAGGACGCGCTTAAATGGCTCATCGATCATTGCCAGGTCAACCGGGCAGGTGCTGAGCAATTGGTGGAGTATATCCTGCAGGGGCGAGCGCTGTTAGGCGCTGTACCCACGCAACAGACCGTCATCGCCGAACGTTTTTTTGACGAAGCCGGAGGGATGCAATTGATAATTCATGCCCCCTTTGGAGCCCGTATCAATAAAGCCTGGGGTCTGGCGTTGCGCAAATGCTTTTGCCGCTCGTTTAATTTTGAATTACAGGCCTCAGCCACCGACGACGGCATTAATATCGCCCTGGCTGAACAGCACAGCTTTCCCTTAGCGGATGTCTTCGCCTTTTTAAATCCCAAAAGCATCACCCGGGTCCTGACCCAGGCCGTTTTACAATCCCCCCTGTTCGCTACCCGCTGGCGCTGGGATGCCGGCCGCGCCTTGGCCCTGATTCGTTTTCGGAATGGCAAAAAAGTACCGCCCAACATCCAGCGCATGCTCGCCGATGATTTGCTTGCCGCTGTTTTCCCAGATGCGGCCGCATGTCAGGATAACCTCGGCGGGCGCGACATTGAATTGCCGGATCACCCGCTGATTAACGAAACCATCAAGGATGCCTTGACGGAAGCCCTGGATTTGCAGGGGCTAATCACTGTGCTCGACCGCCTCAAACGCGGAGAGATCAATTACCTGGCCGTCGATACGCCGACCCCATCGGCCTTTGCCCATGAAATTTTAAATGCCAATCCCTATGCCTTCCTAGACGATGCCCCCCTGGAAGAGCGGCGCGCCCGGGCAGTCACTTTAAGGCGTATTCTGCCTGAGTCGCTGCTGGATGAGATAGGCCAGCTCGATCCAGACATCATTGCCGAGGTCAAACAACAGGTCTGGCCTGATGTCCGCGACAAGGACGAGCTGCAGGATGCGCTGCAAACGTTGATTGCCTTACCGGTAAGGTTTCTGCAAACGCTTACGCTTCATGAACAGTGGCCGATTTTTTTTAATGAGTTACGGCAGGAAAAACGAGCCGGTTCTGCGACGCTGGGAAGCGAGACACTCTGGTTTGCGGCTGAAAAAGCAAAAACCTTTGCCCATCTTTACCCTGAGGCCGTTATTCAGGATGCCCTGCCGGCCATTGAAGACAAGCCGCTGCTGCGTGAGGAGGCGTTGATTGAGTTAATCCGTGGCTGGATGTTCTCAAGCGGGCCCATCAGCGCAGAGGAATTAGCCAGGATTCTTTCGCTTACCCCAAGCGAAACGGAGCAGGCGCTGCTCCGTCTTGAAGCAAGCGGCGTTATATTGCGCGGGTCTTTTACTGGTCGGAAACAGGAATGGTGCGAGCGACGGCTCCTGGCCCGTATTCATCGCTTAACCCTTGGCAAACTGCGACGGGAAATTGAGCCGGTGACTGCCATTAAATTCATGCAGTGGCTACTCACCTGGCAGCATGTCACACCGGGTACGCAATTACGGGATGAACAGGGGTTGATTGAGGTAATAAGCCAGCTTCAGGGTGTTGAGATTCCGGCTAAAGCCTGGGAAAAGGATATTTTTGCCAAACGCGTCGCGCACTATGATCCCGGTATGCTTGACCGGCTTTGCCTCATGGGTATTATTGGCTGGGGCCGTCTATCAAAGACCAGCGACATGGCATCCGAAAATAAGCGCGTTATTCCCACCAGTGTGGCGCCGATCACCTTTTTTGTACGCGATAATGCCGATTGGATGCCCGCCATCAAACCGGTGGAACAGGAGGATGAGTTATCGCATCTAAGCCATGTTGCACGCCTCGTTTACGCCTTTCTTAAACACCAGGGGGCCTCGTTTTTCAATGAGATAGCCGAAGGGGTTCACGCCTTGAAATCAGAAATTGAAATGGCTTTATGGGAGCTGGTAACCGCTGGATTAACCACAGCGGATGGGTTTGATAACCTGCGATCACTGATTGATCCAAAACGCCGTTTAAACAAAAAGCGTCGTCGCCCCTTACGCCATCAGTACAGCACCGGACGCTGGAGTCTCCTTAAAACACCCCAGACCAACCCCGACAACCAGACGGAAGCCCTCTGCTGGCTGTTGTTGAAACGTTACGGGGTTGTCTTTCGTGATTTGATTGCACGTGAAAAATTAATTCCTACCTGGCGCGAGTTACTCCTTGTTTTCCGCCGGTTGGAGGCACGGGGGGAAATCCGCGGCGGCCGCTTTGTCAGTGGCTTTTTAGGCGAACAGTTTGCGCTTCCCTATGCCGTTGATTCATTACGGGCCATTAAAAACAAAGCGCCTCATCGGGAAGCCATTCACATTGCGGCCGTTGACCCGCTCAACGTTGTCGGTTTTATCCTGCCTGGTCAACGCATTGCCGCCCTGTCAGGGAAAACAGTGATCTTTCAAGGGGAGCGCTATTATGAAGACAGCCTGCCGGCTGTTTACAATGATGCTTTCCCTGATGAAAGCTGA
- the bla gene encoding class A beta-lactamase → MSFKRFSVFFFAIASLTLTAHARDELLSLQQKLAALEASAGGRLGIAAINQANGMTIQYHARQAFPLCSTSKAMSVAALLSQNMRNKTLLQEKIHYSKQDLVVHSPETEKHLADGMTLAELCEATITQSDNAALNLILKKIGGPGAVTAFARSIGDKQFRLDRFEPDLNTAIPGDPRDTTTPKAMALSLQKLTTDTLAAPERQLLITWLRNNTTGGARIRAGLPEGWVVGDKTGTGDYGTSNDIGVIWPPHCQPVTLAVYFTQPKVDATPNNDVIAAATRIVISAFAEQDPCLQKALAAFP, encoded by the coding sequence ATGTCTTTTAAACGATTTAGTGTATTTTTTTTCGCAATAGCCTCATTGACCTTAACTGCCCATGCCAGGGATGAATTGCTTTCCCTGCAACAAAAACTGGCCGCACTGGAAGCCTCTGCCGGGGGGCGCCTGGGCATTGCCGCCATCAATCAGGCCAATGGCATGACGATTCAATACCATGCCCGACAAGCGTTCCCTCTGTGCAGTACCAGCAAGGCCATGAGCGTGGCCGCTCTTTTAAGCCAAAACATGAGGAACAAGACCCTGCTTCAGGAAAAAATTCATTACAGCAAACAGGATCTGGTGGTGCATTCGCCGGAGACGGAGAAACACCTGGCTGATGGCATGACACTGGCTGAGCTGTGTGAAGCCACGATCACGCAGAGTGACAATGCAGCCCTTAACCTTATCTTAAAAAAAATCGGAGGCCCCGGGGCGGTGACGGCGTTTGCCCGATCAATTGGCGATAAGCAATTCAGGCTGGATCGCTTTGAGCCGGACTTAAACACCGCCATTCCGGGCGACCCAAGGGACACCACCACACCCAAAGCCATGGCGCTCAGTTTGCAGAAGCTCACCACCGACACACTGGCCGCACCCGAACGTCAACTGTTGATCACATGGCTTCGCAACAATACCACGGGCGGCGCCCGCATTCGCGCCGGATTGCCCGAGGGGTGGGTAGTCGGTGATAAAACAGGAACCGGCGACTATGGCACCTCCAATGACATTGGCGTCATTTGGCCGCCCCATTGTCAACCGGTGACGCTGGCGGTGTATTTTACCCAACCGAAAGTGGATGCAACCCCCAACAATGACGTGATCGCCGCCGCAACCCGCATCGTCATCAGCGCCTTTGCCGAACAGGATCCCTGCCTGCAAAAGGCCCTGGCTGCGTTTCCCTAG